The following are encoded together in the Tripterygium wilfordii isolate XIE 37 chromosome 18, ASM1340144v1, whole genome shotgun sequence genome:
- the LOC119984033 gene encoding SNF1-related protein kinase regulatory subunit gamma-1-like: MGSMQMEVKMGVKLQGSPRSQVPSPEAKLGMKVEDLWDIQEPQLTPSEKLNSCFENIPVSAFPPAPSDQVIEIRSDSSLAEAVKILTRNKILSAPVVDVDAPEDASWMDRYIGIVEFAGIVVWILQQSEPPSPRSPNSGSALAIAANGMTNAAGLLGLGPEDAAATSGNFFEALTASEFYKNTKVRDISGSFRWAPFLALQKSNSFLTMLLLLSNYKMKSVPVVDLGEGKIDNIVTQSAVIHMLAECVGLHWFESWGSKKLSEIGLPLMSPDHMVKVNEDEPVLQAFKLMRKKRVGGIPVVEREGKKAVGNISLRDVQFLLTAPEIYHDYRSITAKNFLMAVRSYLEKDGKATPMSSGMITCTKYHTLKEMILMLDSQKIHRAYVVDDEGNLEGVITLRDIISRLVHEPHGYFGDFFDGVLPLPQNSRV; the protein is encoded by the exons atggGTAGCATGCAAATGGAGGTGAAGATGGGAGTGAAATTGCAGGGGAGTCCAAGGAGCCAGGTACCAAGTCCAGAGGCAAAGCTTGGGATGAAAGTGGAGGATCTCTGGGATATACAAGAGCCACAGCTTACTCCCAGTGAGAAACTCAATTCTTGCTTTGAAAACATTCCAGTCTCTGCTTTTCCTCCCGCCCCCTCTGATCAAG TTATTGAGATTAGGTCAGACAGCAGTCTAGCTGAGGCAGTTAAAATACTGACCCGAAATAAGATACTTAGTGCGCCTGTGGTGGATGTGGATGCGCCTGAGGACGCTAGTTGGATGGACAGATACATTGGCATCGTTGAGTTTGCGGGAATCGTTGTCTGGATTCTACAACAG TCAGAACCTCCATCTCCTAGGAGCCCAAACTCTGGAAGTGCTCTTGCAATAGCTGCTAATGGAATGACTAACGCGGCAGGACTGCTAGGCTTAGGCCCAGAAGATGCAGCAGCGACATCTGGGAACTTTTTTGAAGCGCTGACTGCTTCTGAATTTTATAAAAACACAAAG GTTCGAGACATTTCGGGGTCATTCAGATGGGCCCCCTTTCTCGCCTTGCAGAAATCCAACTCCTTTTTGACAATGCTGTTACTCCTTTCTAATTACAAAATGAAGAGCGTTCCTGTGGTTGATTTGGGCGAGGGAAAGATTGATAATATTGTCACGCAATCTGCAGTGATTCACATGTTAGCGGAATGTGTTGGGCTTCACTGGTTTGAAAGCTGGGGAAGCAAGAAGCTGTCTGAAATTGGCCTCCCCCTGATGTCACCTGATCATATGGTCAAG GTGAACGAGGATGAACCGGTGCTTCAGGCATTTAAACTGATGAGAAAAAAGAGAGTCGGAGGTATACCTGTTgttgaaagagaaggaaaaaaggcAGTGGGTAACATAAGCCTGAGAGATGTTCAATTTCTACTAACTGCACCAGAGATATACCATGACTACAG ATCTATCACTGCAAAGAACTTCCTGATGGCAGTTAGAAGCTATTTGGAGAAGGACGGCAAAGCCACGCCAATGTCAAGTGGCATGATCACGTGCACGAAGTATCACACTCTCAAAGAAATGATTCTGATGCTCGATTCCCAGAAGATCCACCGAGCCTATGTTGTCGATGATGAGGGGAATCTGGAAGGAGTTATAACCCTTAGAGACATCATATCAAGACTTGTACATGAACCCCATGGCTACTTTGGTGATTTCTTTGATGGGGTTTTGCCATTGCCCCAGAATAGCAGGGTTTAA